In Candidatus Methylomirabilota bacterium, one DNA window encodes the following:
- a CDS encoding VOC family protein: MGISVRGVGHVVLKVRDLERSARFYREVIGLTEVARLGDRMAFFSATGQNHHDLAVLEVGAEAAPAPADGVGLYHVALKIGDSLDDLKQAKAHLESHGITRVRVSNHRVSQSIYLNDPDGNGLELFVDADPSIWRENPAAVAHVEPLEL; this comes from the coding sequence ATGGGGATCAGCGTCAGGGGCGTGGGGCACGTGGTCCTGAAGGTGCGGGACCTGGAGCGCTCGGCCCGGTTCTATCGCGAGGTCATCGGCCTCACGGAGGTTGCCCGGCTCGGCGACCGGATGGCGTTCTTCTCGGCCACCGGCCAGAACCATCACGATCTCGCGGTCCTGGAGGTCGGCGCAGAGGCGGCGCCCGCACCGGCGGACGGCGTCGGGCTCTACCACGTGGCGCTGAAGATCGGCGACAGCCTCGACGACCTGAAACAGGCGAAGGCCCACCTGGAATCGCACGGGATCACGCGCGTCCGCGTGTCGAACCACCGGGTGAGCCAGTCGATCTACCTGAACGATCCCGACGGCAACGGGCTCGAGCTGTTCGTGGACGCCGACCCGTCGATTTGGCGGGAGAACCCCGCCGCGGTCGCCCACGTCGAGCCGCTCGAGCTCTAA
- the radC gene encoding DNA repair protein RadC, whose protein sequence is MAIESWPEAERPRERLCWNGPEALSDAELLAIQLGSGTRGKTAVDVAREMLAAYGSLAGIAGREVGELAQHEGVGPVKAARLVAAFELTRRLRARTPGTRVVLSSPAAVHAAYGPLMEDLPREVFRVALLDAQNGLLRDRVISEGTLSASLVHPREVFKPAILEAAASVVLLHNHPSGDPTPSREDIRLTRQLVECARLLDLRVHDHVVIGHGRFVSLAERGII, encoded by the coding sequence ATGGCGATCGAGAGCTGGCCCGAGGCCGAGCGTCCCCGGGAGCGCCTCTGCTGGAACGGGCCCGAGGCGCTCTCCGACGCGGAGCTCCTCGCCATCCAGCTCGGCTCGGGCACGCGGGGCAAGACCGCGGTGGACGTGGCGCGCGAGATGCTCGCCGCCTACGGCTCGCTCGCGGGAATCGCCGGGCGCGAGGTCGGCGAGCTGGCGCAGCACGAGGGCGTCGGGCCGGTCAAGGCGGCGAGGCTCGTGGCCGCGTTCGAGCTCACGCGCCGGCTCCGCGCGCGGACGCCGGGCACGCGGGTGGTGCTCTCGAGCCCCGCCGCCGTGCACGCCGCGTACGGCCCGCTCATGGAAGACCTCCCGCGCGAGGTCTTCCGTGTGGCGCTCCTCGACGCCCAGAACGGCCTCCTGCGCGACCGGGTGATCTCGGAGGGCACCCTCTCGGCGAGCCTCGTCCACCCGCGCGAGGTCTTCAAGCCGGCGATCCTCGAGGCCGCGGCCTCGGTCGTCCTGCTCCACAACCACCCGAGCGGCGACCCGACGCCGAGCCGCGAGGACATCCGGCTCACGCGCCAGCTCGTCGAGTGCGCGCGGCTTCTCGACCTCAGGGTCCACGACCACGTGGTGATCGGGCACGGTCGGTTCGTGAGCCTGGCCGAACGCGGTATCATCTAG